The uncultured Roseibium sp. genome contains a region encoding:
- a CDS encoding SRPBCC family protein, producing MSERGVVHAMFTLERVYRASRDRVFDAFADFEKKRQWFENREATSAASMDFRIGGREHSHGVVNYHDHSHSYRFDSIYLDIVQDERIIYAYDMDADGRHVSASLTTVELFDVPGGTRLKFTEQGAFFDDHDDPRMREAGTVDLLDALGRVVEV from the coding sequence ATGAGCGAACGCGGTGTTGTCCATGCCATGTTTACATTGGAACGGGTCTACAGAGCGTCGAGGGACCGGGTTTTCGATGCCTTTGCCGATTTCGAGAAGAAACGGCAATGGTTCGAAAACAGGGAGGCGACCTCGGCCGCATCAATGGACTTTCGCATCGGCGGGCGCGAACACAGCCACGGTGTCGTGAACTATCATGACCATAGCCATTCCTACCGGTTCGATTCCATCTATCTGGATATCGTCCAGGACGAACGCATCATCTATGCCTATGACATGGATGCGGACGGTCGGCATGTGTCCGCATCGCTGACCACCGTCGAACTGTTCGACGTGCCGGGAGGTACCCGGCTGAAATTCACCGAGCAGGGGGCCTTTTTCGATGATCACGACGATCCGCGGATGCGCGAGGCCGGAACGGTAGACCTGCTGGACGCGCTGGGGCGGGTGGTGGAGGTTTAG
- the ilvC gene encoding ketol-acid reductoisomerase, whose amino-acid sequence MRVYYDRDADLNLIKSKKVLVIGYGSQGRAHAMNLKDSGCTEIAVALREGSTTALKAEADGFKVMNVAEGAAWADLMMMATPDELQADIYKDHIADNIRDGAAIAFAHGLNVHFGLIEPKDTVDVLMVAPKGPGHTVRSEYERGGGVPCLIAVHHDASGNAHDLGLSYACGVGGGRSGIIETSFKEECETDLFGEQAVLCGGLVELIRAGFETLVEAGYAPEMAYFECLHEVKLIVDLIYEGGIANMNYSISNTAEWGEYVTGPRIVTAETKAEMKRVLTDIQTGKFTSDWMQEYRAGAAKFKATRRLNDAHQIEEVGERLRGMMPWIKSNALVDKTKN is encoded by the coding sequence ATGCGTGTTTATTACGATCGCGATGCCGATCTGAACCTGATCAAGTCCAAGAAAGTCCTCGTCATCGGCTACGGTTCCCAGGGCCGTGCCCATGCCATGAACCTGAAGGACAGCGGCTGCACCGAAATCGCCGTTGCGCTGCGCGAAGGCTCCACCACCGCGCTGAAGGCCGAAGCCGACGGCTTCAAGGTCATGAACGTGGCCGAGGGTGCGGCCTGGGCCGACCTGATGATGATGGCCACCCCGGACGAACTCCAGGCCGACATCTACAAGGATCATATCGCGGACAACATCCGCGACGGCGCGGCCATCGCTTTCGCTCACGGCCTCAACGTCCACTTCGGCCTGATCGAGCCGAAGGACACCGTCGACGTTCTCATGGTCGCGCCGAAGGGCCCGGGCCACACCGTGCGCTCCGAATACGAGCGTGGCGGCGGCGTGCCCTGCCTGATCGCCGTCCACCACGACGCCTCCGGCAACGCCCATGACCTCGGCCTGTCCTACGCCTGCGGCGTCGGCGGCGGCCGCTCCGGCATCATCGAGACCTCCTTCAAGGAAGAGTGCGAAACCGACCTCTTCGGCGAACAGGCCGTTCTGTGCGGCGGTCTCGTGGAACTGATCCGCGCCGGTTTCGAAACCCTGGTCGAAGCCGGCTACGCTCCGGAAATGGCCTATTTCGAGTGCCTGCACGAAGTGAAGCTGATCGTGGACCTGATCTACGAAGGCGGCATCGCCAACATGAACTACTCCATCTCCAACACGGCTGAATGGGGTGAATACGTCACCGGCCCGCGCATCGTCACCGCCGAAACCAAAGCTGAAATGAAGCGCGTCCTCACCGATATCCAGACCGGCAAGTTCACCTCCGACTGGATGCAGGAGTACCGGGCAGGTGCTGCCAAGTTCAAGGCGACCCGCCGTCTGAACGACGCGCACCAGATCGAGGAAGTCGGCGAGCGCCTGCGCGGCATGATGCCGTGGATCAAGTCCAACGCCCTGGTCGACAAGACCAAGAACTAA
- a CDS encoding TetR/AcrR family transcriptional regulator: protein MSAPTVDPEFEDIAFTPRQEAVLEHALALLVGGGEKALTTAGLARTANCSKESLYKWFGDRDGLLAAVVAYQASKVHFPPESGATADVETFRTHLVAFATELLAVLFGETSLALNRLAIGQSNRDDSRLGRLLLVRGKHMISARARSLLEAGRHRGLIKFNDAEEAYQVLYGLAVRDVHIRLLLGDTPSDAERDLEAQAKVAVDRFYQLFGA from the coding sequence ATGTCCGCACCAACCGTCGACCCCGAGTTCGAAGACATCGCCTTCACGCCGCGCCAGGAAGCGGTGCTGGAGCATGCGCTGGCGCTGCTCGTCGGCGGGGGTGAAAAGGCACTGACAACGGCGGGGCTGGCACGCACCGCCAATTGCTCCAAGGAAAGTCTCTACAAGTGGTTCGGCGACCGGGACGGCCTGCTTGCCGCCGTCGTCGCCTATCAGGCGAGCAAGGTGCATTTTCCGCCCGAAAGCGGCGCCACGGCGGATGTGGAAACGTTCCGGACCCATCTGGTGGCCTTCGCCACGGAACTGCTTGCGGTCCTGTTCGGCGAGACCTCGCTGGCGCTCAATCGCCTCGCCATCGGCCAGTCGAACCGGGACGACAGCCGCCTCGGACGCCTGCTGCTGGTGCGCGGCAAGCACATGATCTCCGCCCGCGCCCGCTCTCTGCTGGAAGCCGGACGTCACCGCGGACTGATCAAGTTCAACGACGCGGAAGAGGCCTATCAGGTGCTCTACGGCCTTGCCGTCCGCGACGTCCACATCCGCCTGCTGCTCGGCGATACGCCAAGCGATGCGGAACGCGACCTGGAAGCCCAGGCGAAGGTCGCGGTCGACAGGTTTTACCAGCTCTTCGGGGCCTGA
- a CDS encoding siderophore-interacting protein, which translates to MAAPQKRKPRILTVKSSRYLTPHMIRVTLTGEDLADFPEGQEGAHCKLLFPRADESLEAFSAFYAEGRPQERLHPMRTYTVRAFRPEGLEMDIDFVAHGDEGPATLWAQRAKPGDFLAFMGPGPVKLTEFYADWYLVAADMSALPVAAATLEALPETARGVAIFEIHSQDDRQDIDMPAGIEAHWLVQDDPHLPSSAQIDFIRDLEFPEGRIQTCIAGESGVIRALRMLVQTERGIGKADAYISGYWKIGLVEDQHQEAKRTGAAG; encoded by the coding sequence ATGGCTGCTCCCCAGAAACGCAAACCCCGCATCCTGACCGTCAAGTCATCCCGTTATCTCACCCCCCACATGATCCGTGTCACGCTGACCGGCGAGGATCTTGCCGATTTTCCCGAAGGGCAGGAAGGCGCGCATTGCAAGCTTCTGTTTCCGCGTGCCGATGAGAGCCTTGAGGCGTTCTCCGCTTTCTATGCGGAAGGCCGGCCGCAGGAGCGTCTTCATCCGATGCGCACCTACACGGTGCGTGCGTTTCGGCCCGAGGGCCTGGAAATGGATATCGACTTCGTCGCCCATGGGGACGAGGGACCGGCGACGCTGTGGGCTCAAAGAGCAAAGCCCGGCGATTTCCTGGCCTTCATGGGGCCGGGGCCGGTGAAGCTGACGGAGTTTTATGCGGACTGGTATCTGGTGGCCGCCGATATGTCGGCCCTTCCGGTTGCAGCCGCGACGCTGGAAGCCCTGCCGGAGACGGCCAGGGGTGTGGCAATCTTCGAGATCCACTCGCAGGACGACCGGCAGGACATCGACATGCCGGCAGGTATCGAGGCCCATTGGCTGGTTCAGGACGATCCGCATCTGCCGTCCTCGGCGCAGATCGACTTCATCCGCGATCTTGAGTTTCCGGAAGGCCGGATCCAGACCTGCATTGCCGGCGAAAGCGGGGTGATCCGTGCGTTGCGCATGCTGGTTCAGACCGAGCGCGGTATCGGCAAGGCCGACGCCTATATCTCCGGCTACTGGAAGATCGGGCTGGTCGAGGACCAGCATCAGGAAGCCAAGCGGACAGGGGCTGCCGGATAG
- a CDS encoding helix-turn-helix domain-containing protein yields the protein MERLWSTDTVVAKDRLSYWVDLVCDTFVQLDCDAPDNGASFRGEIACGRLATLTLSQVTATPQWVRRTPTKIARASEDYFLVSLQSAGRGVVIQDGRSAELKPGDFALYDSTRPYELVFDGEFRQFVMQLPGSVLRSRMQNTETLTARTVDGRRGAGHLVNSMINSLVRDMESLEPASLTAVAESMENILVAGLSTLEGAHAPQPSGLTAFHRDQIKAYVSTHLRDPNLSVGAIAQALKISASTLHRAFSGEAVSLNSWIWGQRLDAARRDMSDPAIARRSISEIAFSWGFNDAAHFSRAFRARFGCTPRDLRAACLTDTTAPSRPEA from the coding sequence ATGGAGAGGCTTTGGTCGACAGATACCGTCGTCGCAAAGGACCGGCTTTCCTACTGGGTCGATCTTGTTTGCGACACGTTCGTTCAGCTTGACTGCGATGCGCCGGACAACGGCGCCTCGTTTCGGGGAGAGATCGCCTGCGGCCGGCTCGCGACCCTCACCCTGTCCCAGGTCACCGCCACACCGCAATGGGTCCGGCGTACCCCCACCAAGATCGCCAGGGCAAGCGAGGACTATTTCCTCGTCAGTCTGCAGTCCGCCGGACGGGGCGTCGTAATCCAGGACGGGCGTTCGGCGGAACTGAAACCGGGCGACTTCGCGCTTTACGATTCAACCCGCCCTTACGAGCTGGTCTTTGACGGTGAGTTCCGCCAGTTCGTGATGCAGCTCCCCGGCTCGGTCCTCCGCTCGCGCATGCAAAATACCGAAACGCTCACGGCGCGCACGGTCGACGGCCGGCGCGGTGCGGGGCATCTCGTCAACAGCATGATCAATTCGCTCGTCCGCGATATGGAGAGCCTCGAACCGGCGTCACTGACCGCCGTTGCCGAAAGCATGGAGAATATCCTGGTGGCCGGACTGTCAACGCTCGAGGGTGCTCATGCTCCACAGCCGTCGGGTCTGACAGCCTTCCACCGCGACCAGATCAAGGCCTATGTGTCCACGCATCTGCGAGATCCGAACCTGTCGGTCGGCGCGATTGCCCAAGCCTTGAAAATATCGGCCAGCACCCTCCACCGGGCTTTCTCCGGCGAAGCGGTCTCGCTCAATTCCTGGATCTGGGGGCAGCGGCTCGACGCGGCCCGGCGCGACATGTCCGACCCGGCCATTGCCCGACGCAGCATAAGCGAGATCGCCTTCAGCTGGGGCTTCAACGATGCCGCCCATTTCAGCCGCGCCTTCCGCGCCCGCTTCGGCTGCACGCCCCGCGATCTGAGAGCGGCCTGTCTGACCGATACGACGGCTCCCTCCCGACCAGAGGCATAG
- a CDS encoding carbon-nitrogen hydrolase family protein, translated as MSVTHPKFKAAAVQASPVFLDLDATVDKCVRLIEEAAGAGAELIAFPETFIPGYPWYIWLDAPAWSMQFVQRYFDNSLAYGSPAAERLSKAAKDNSIMVVMGLSERKGGSLYMGQWIIGADGATIAQRRKLKPTHVERTVYGEGDGTDLAVHDTPLGRVGALCCWEHLQPLSKYAMYAQDEQIHVAAWPSFSLYRGGAYALGAEVNNAASRIYAVEGGCYVIAPCATVSQEMIDLLCTDEMKKNLLLPGGGFAQIYAPDGQQIGTTLPEDEEGLVYADIDLGMISLAKAAADPAGHYSRPDVTRLLLNRTPGDRVVLQDRGERQMATPAVASEPEGPEDASGEGEVA; from the coding sequence ATGTCCGTCACACATCCGAAATTCAAGGCCGCCGCCGTCCAGGCGTCACCGGTCTTTCTCGATCTCGACGCCACCGTCGACAAATGTGTCAGGCTGATCGAGGAGGCAGCCGGGGCAGGGGCGGAGCTGATCGCCTTTCCGGAAACCTTTATTCCCGGCTACCCGTGGTACATCTGGCTGGATGCGCCTGCCTGGAGCATGCAGTTCGTGCAGCGCTATTTCGACAATTCGCTGGCCTATGGATCGCCTGCGGCCGAGCGCCTGTCGAAGGCGGCGAAGGACAATTCCATCATGGTCGTCATGGGCCTGTCGGAACGCAAGGGTGGCAGCCTTTACATGGGTCAGTGGATCATCGGAGCGGACGGCGCCACGATCGCCCAGCGTCGCAAGCTGAAGCCGACACACGTGGAGCGGACGGTCTACGGCGAGGGCGACGGCACCGATCTTGCCGTTCATGACACGCCGCTCGGGCGGGTCGGCGCGCTGTGCTGCTGGGAGCATCTTCAGCCCTTGTCGAAATATGCCATGTACGCCCAGGACGAACAGATCCACGTTGCCGCCTGGCCAAGCTTTTCGCTCTACCGGGGCGGCGCCTATGCTCTTGGGGCGGAAGTCAACAATGCGGCGAGCCGGATCTATGCGGTCGAAGGCGGCTGTTATGTCATCGCGCCCTGCGCCACGGTCTCGCAGGAGATGATCGATCTGCTGTGCACGGACGAGATGAAAAAGAACCTGCTGCTTCCAGGCGGCGGTTTCGCGCAGATCTACGCGCCGGACGGACAGCAGATCGGCACCACGCTGCCGGAAGACGAGGAAGGGCTCGTCTATGCCGACATCGATCTCGGCATGATCTCGCTTGCCAAGGCCGCCGCCGATCCCGCCGGCCACTACTCCCGCCCGGACGTCACGCGGCTCCTTTTGAACCGGACGCCGGGAGACCGGGTGGTGCTGCAAGATCGCGGCGAAAGGCAGATGGCAACACCGGCAGTCGCGTCTGAGCCGGAAGGGCCTGAAGACGCATCCGGAGAGGGGGAGGTCGCCTGA
- a CDS encoding phenylacetaldoxime dehydratase family protein, with the protein MEDAIPEHLKTVRTRPARVREDYEPPYPSFVARYDSSVRKVVMAYFGIQARPENEGHTVGPLAQLSAAFDAPDGPGHWDRARYVDGAGFVTLVSIAYWDDPASFDRWFSRNGSGWTGEEKAAPVGTFTEILRPAVERYETLFSATGRPEGIAALAGGFSDMVREHAYWGGMRDRIPLSQTDAMAPSGSPAVSESGGLRRVVPHHNLCLIRSGQDWTDADDEERQMYFEDVEPALRSGMDFLAREGMSCGCFDNRYMMVVGKDGSPTGKSFAMSWWKSLDALERWSESHPTHVAIFGAAMRYLTTIGPAAKLRLYHEVTVAAEDEQFFEYRNCHPDTGMLRSSGR; encoded by the coding sequence ATGGAAGATGCGATCCCCGAACATCTGAAGACGGTCCGGACGCGTCCCGCGCGCGTCCGGGAGGATTATGAGCCGCCCTACCCCTCTTTCGTCGCCCGCTATGACAGCTCCGTGCGCAAGGTCGTGATGGCGTACTTCGGCATTCAGGCGCGCCCGGAAAACGAGGGCCACACTGTCGGGCCGCTGGCGCAGCTTTCAGCGGCGTTCGATGCCCCGGACGGACCGGGGCATTGGGACCGGGCCCGTTACGTCGACGGGGCTGGCTTTGTCACACTGGTTTCGATTGCCTATTGGGACGATCCGGCGTCGTTCGACCGGTGGTTCTCGCGCAATGGTTCCGGCTGGACGGGCGAGGAGAAGGCCGCTCCCGTCGGCACGTTCACCGAAATCCTGCGCCCTGCGGTGGAGCGTTACGAGACCCTGTTTTCGGCGACCGGGCGGCCGGAGGGAATAGCGGCGCTGGCCGGCGGCTTCAGCGACATGGTACGCGAGCATGCCTATTGGGGCGGCATGCGCGATCGTATTCCGCTGTCCCAGACCGATGCCATGGCGCCCTCCGGCTCGCCTGCGGTGAGCGAAAGCGGCGGTCTGCGCCGTGTCGTCCCCCATCACAACCTGTGCCTGATCCGCTCCGGCCAGGACTGGACCGATGCGGATGACGAGGAACGGCAGATGTATTTCGAGGATGTCGAACCGGCGCTTCGCTCCGGCATGGATTTTCTTGCTCGGGAGGGGATGTCCTGCGGTTGCTTCGACAATCGTTACATGATGGTTGTCGGCAAGGACGGGTCCCCCACGGGAAAGAGCTTTGCCATGAGCTGGTGGAAGAGCCTCGACGCGCTGGAACGCTGGTCGGAATCGCACCCGACCCATGTGGCGATCTTCGGGGCCGCCATGCGCTATCTGACGACAATCGGGCCCGCCGCCAAACTGCGCCTCTATCACGAGGTAACGGTGGCGGCCGAGGACGAACAGTTCTTCGAGTATCGCAACTGTCATCCGGACACGGGCATGCTCCGTTCCTCCGGTCGATAG
- a CDS encoding DUF805 domain-containing protein, with translation MAFLFNPFQGQMTRLQWWLAQLGIFAAAFAGLFLTAFLLSDRSEPVSTRTSGETLALTGLLLSVLFANFSTCLNRLRDSGRSGFWYLTFLLPTAGTGLMIYFCGIERGRDVSMKPPVTTDTPPSQANPTPPPLPTVLRSGRRTFGRRRA, from the coding sequence ATGGCTTTTCTTTTCAATCCATTTCAAGGGCAGATGACCCGGCTCCAGTGGTGGCTCGCCCAGCTCGGAATATTCGCCGCCGCTTTTGCCGGGTTGTTTCTGACCGCATTCCTCTTGTCAGACCGCTCCGAACCGGTCAGCACACGCACCTCCGGCGAGACCTTGGCCCTCACCGGACTACTCCTTTCGGTCCTGTTCGCGAATTTCTCGACATGCCTCAACAGGCTGCGGGACAGCGGCCGGAGCGGGTTCTGGTATCTCACCTTCCTGCTTCCAACGGCTGGAACCGGCCTGATGATCTATTTTTGCGGCATAGAGCGGGGAAGAGACGTTTCAATGAAGCCGCCCGTCACCACGGATACCCCGCCTTCGCAGGCCAACCCGACTCCACCACCGCTACCGACCGTATTGCGAAGCGGTCGGCGGACATTCGGTCGTCGCCGGGCGTGA
- a CDS encoding DJ-1/PfpI family protein, with protein sequence MSAKKILMITGDFTEDYETMVPFQTLLAVGHTVDAVCPGKKAGETVATSIHDFEGDQTYSEKRGHNFALNATFADIDPADYDALVIPGGRAPEYLRLDADVIAAVKHFFDAGKPVAAICHGAQLLAAARVIEGRTVSAYPACRPEVELAGGTYAEIAIDAAVTDGNLVTAPAWPAHPAWLRQFMAVLSGEATGSLAA encoded by the coding sequence ATGAGCGCGAAGAAGATCCTGATGATTACCGGTGACTTCACCGAAGATTACGAAACCATGGTGCCGTTCCAGACGCTTCTGGCGGTCGGCCACACGGTGGATGCGGTCTGTCCCGGCAAGAAGGCCGGCGAGACGGTGGCTACCTCGATCCACGATTTCGAGGGCGACCAGACCTATTCGGAAAAGCGCGGCCACAATTTCGCGTTGAATGCGACATTCGCCGACATCGATCCGGCCGATTATGACGCCCTGGTCATTCCGGGCGGCCGGGCGCCGGAATACCTGCGCCTCGACGCGGATGTGATTGCGGCGGTGAAGCATTTCTTCGACGCGGGGAAGCCGGTGGCCGCCATCTGTCACGGCGCCCAGCTTCTTGCCGCCGCAAGGGTGATCGAAGGCCGGACGGTGTCGGCCTATCCGGCCTGCCGGCCGGAAGTGGAACTCGCCGGCGGCACTTACGCGGAAATCGCGATCGACGCGGCCGTCACCGACGGCAATCTGGTGACAGCACCCGCCTGGCCGGCCCACCCGGCGTGGCTCAGACAGTTCATGGCGGTGCTGTCCGGTGAGGCGACGGGCTCCCTGGCTGCCTGA
- a CDS encoding ribbon-helix-helix domain-containing protein → MCKLFIEADATLWESTTRSLRIDGMVTSVRLENFFWTTLEEIGARDGMNVVQLITKLHHESIDAGHDLGNFTSFLRVCCGRYLALQLSGDVPTDKRLPIAGLDAEDILQAERGRMH, encoded by the coding sequence ATGTGCAAACTGTTCATTGAAGCGGACGCGACCCTTTGGGAAAGCACGACCCGGTCGCTCAGGATTGACGGCATGGTCACCAGTGTACGGCTGGAGAACTTCTTCTGGACGACGCTGGAAGAGATCGGTGCACGCGACGGCATGAATGTGGTCCAGCTCATCACCAAGCTGCATCACGAGTCCATCGACGCCGGGCATGATCTCGGCAATTTCACCTCGTTCCTGCGCGTCTGCTGCGGGCGCTATCTGGCGCTGCAGCTGTCCGGCGACGTTCCGACCGACAAGCGCCTGCCGATCGCCGGCCTTGATGCCGAGGATATCCTGCAGGCCGAACGGGGCCGGATGCACTAA
- a CDS encoding NADPH-dependent FMN reductase codes for MPINLLALCGSLRAGSSNNALLEATRKVQPDGISISIYDGIGALPHFSPDLDDDARLPDAARDLRQQVEDADGLVISCPEYMHCLPGSFKNALDWMVGSETFPGKPVALFQATSRHEYVPALLRDVLKTMAADEVEEAGFVLPATTNRIDVDALACDAEIAAAITDRLRHFADTIRQNR; via the coding sequence ATGCCGATCAATCTCCTTGCCCTGTGCGGCAGCCTGCGCGCCGGGTCCTCCAACAACGCCCTGCTGGAAGCCACTCGAAAGGTTCAACCGGACGGGATCTCGATTTCCATCTACGATGGCATCGGTGCCCTGCCGCATTTCTCGCCTGATCTGGATGATGACGCGCGTTTACCCGACGCCGCGAGGGACTTGCGGCAACAGGTGGAGGACGCCGACGGGCTCGTCATTTCCTGCCCGGAATACATGCATTGCCTGCCCGGCAGCTTCAAGAATGCGCTCGACTGGATGGTCGGCAGTGAGACATTTCCCGGAAAGCCGGTCGCTCTGTTTCAGGCGACATCCCGCCATGAATATGTTCCGGCGCTGTTACGGGATGTCCTGAAGACAATGGCCGCCGATGAGGTCGAAGAAGCGGGTTTCGTCCTGCCGGCCACCACCAACCGGATCGATGTCGATGCATTGGCTTGCGACGCGGAAATCGCGGCCGCCATTACGGACCGTCTGCGGCACTTCGCCGATACCATCCGGCAGAACCGTTAG